The window CCATGGAATGTATGAATCAGTCTTTGAGATGCAGATATAGCTGTAGGAGGTGATGAGGTCCAGAAGACAGACATGTTTACAAGAGCCGGAATATAAATTCAAGAAAATCCGTGGGGCAAGAAGGAACAAATTTCATCCTTGGAACACCATTTAAATTTGATTTATCAAGCTGCTTATTTTGGTGAATTAGCCCTGCCAAACTCAAATTCCATTTGGTATCAATTGTTATGAGCCTATAATCACACAAATTTTTATACATAAGGATCATTGGATCTACCAAAGAAAATAAGTAAGATAGTACTACTGCTGTCACATTGAAAGCAAATGGCATCAGGGCAAGTACATCAACAGCTATATTTTCTAGTGTCATAAGGATCATTGGATCTACCAAGGTTAAGATGTTCTTTACCGATCAGTGGTTACCGAACAAAGATGAAAGGTTCATGCATGCCCTGCGGGAGCTAATGAGATTTAACCAAACAAAGTAAATACAGTATCGAAATACGTACTTGAAGAAATCTCCGATGTTCTCTTTCAGCACACCCTCCAACAGAATCATCAGGAAATCAACCTCCGCCTGTTCGACGAAATGCCAGAACCGGCAGTTAGCCAAGGATCAGAAACCAGAAGCCGCAAGAAACGGAGCCGCAAACCTCGACCAGCCTTGGGGCGGCGCCAATTCTCGGAGGAGAAGGCGAAGACGGTGAGCGCCCGGATCCCCCCACCGGGACGACATGTCGACGATCTTCTTGAGGGCGCGGTACCCAGCCACATGCCCGACCGACGCCGGCAGCCCCCTCGCCCACGCCCAACTCGAATTCCCGTCCATTATCACCGCCACGTGCCTCGGCAGCGATCCCGCCTTCAACGGAGACGGCAAAGAAGCTTCTTACTTCCTCTGCTTctgttgctcctcctcctcctctctggcCGCCGCGGCGTCCGCCGGAAGCGCGCCAACGGGGGAGGCGCTTAGTAAAGGAGAACCGCGAGAGGTGTGGGAAGTTGAAACCAAAGAGTCGTTTGTCATATTTCTTCCTCTATTATTAAcccgaagaagaggaggaagagttgAAGAGAACTGCTTCACAGCAGACGTGAAGTAGAGAGGCGACGCCATGCTTCCTTCGATATTGCAACGTCAAGTtgattctaatatatatatatatatattctaagaaaaaagtcaaaaatttatttatttttactatgtatatatatatatatatatatcttcgccCTATTATCCTTATCCTCGAGGAAAGAAGATAATTATATTGAGTTGTCCCCTCTCCTCTCCTGTGTAGCCTATTGTGCTAAGTGTTATCCATTCTTTGTCATTATCATCAATAGTGCTAAGTGTATGAGATGAAAATATTGACGataaaagtgagaaagaaaaTGGATAGCGAGGGTCTTGAGACAAGGTCTTAGTGATTGATAAAGATGAAGCTATAATCAGGTGGACAAGGGCGAGGACACGCTCGATGATACTAGATGAGAGCAAGGGTAGAGACAACGAATGAGGGAACGTTGGTAGCAATGGATAAGGCAACAAAATGATGGGACAAATGTTAgtagtaatattatttttttaaaaataagtggTACTATGCACTAATAAACCAAAAATAAGTGctcttatagaaaaaaaaaaaaagggtaaaaacttgattttttttaaaaactgaTACATGAATATAGACATGACATAAAAACTGATGACATTTATCAGTTCATataagtttttcttcttttttttcctaatGGATTCGATGCCCtttttttaatgatataaaatgctgtttaaatcataaaaaaattcttacgTAGAAAAAAAGAGAGTAAATAACAGTCGTATACTTCGGTGAAGAGTTTGTGtgcttaaagaaaagaaaaatcagaaaaacaatttacaagaaaaaaaattgattaaaaattcGTCCGAAGGACAATCCATCATCAAAGCTGCATCAGTCCCTTCGGTTCATTCATTGTGACTTGACATCACAGTGGAAAAGGCGTTGTACGTCTTATGGCTTTCAATTGTCGGATCCGACAAAAGCTAACGTGAGTACGTAAGTACCAAAAAAGTACAAACACTCGTCATCCACTGCAAATACGTCGACACTTTGTTCTATCTGTCCTTCCAATCATCACTCCATCAACCACATCTTTgtcaaatatattttatttattaataatttttgatTCATCATAGATTCATTTTCTTTTGACAATCGATTGAATGGATCGAAACTctcattctctttctttttttatttaattaactaaaatataaaaatgataggtAAATACTACAATTAACATCTTTATCATCATTCCCATGCTAATTAAGTATTATTATCTGTCCTCACGACTAAGAACAAAGAATCTAGGTCGTCCTAGTTAATTCATCTCACATTCGACAAAGATAACAATATCATCTCATACCTTTCgatgtaattttatttatttattttttaaaatttatctcaTAATAAACCACCATCTCGATCAAGTTTTATCCTTTGTTACCTTAAAACATTTGTTTATGATGAGatctatttattaaaaattaagcatttcaaattttatattattttactttAATAGAGGATGTTTACATCCGAAACATTGATATGATATTAATGTAATGAATCAACATACAAAAGTTATTAGTATGAAACTTCATCTAataagttttttaaaaatattactaAAGATAATATGAGGTTGCAAGATCAAAACCCGCCTTTATCTTGTAAAGAAAAAAGTTTTATGACATTTAACATTTGTGTcacgaatataaaaaaaaaaaattaaataattgggAAACTCAAAGTTCTAAAGCTCATTTTGTATTGTAAGTTAGGGCAATCAGAAATATAGCCTTTGTATTAGATCCTATTGATATCATCCAATCGACAGGAAGCATATTTCTAGTTGACCTATGTTGAATATTTTACCAATTGCTTATAAATAATTTAACTGTTTGCTTCACAACACATAAGCACCAGTGGTCTAGTGGTAGAATAGTACCCTGCCACGGTACAgacccgggttcgattcccggctgGTGCATACAGCATTTTTTTGTGTGAATCTAAATTAATATAAACACTATAAATGGTTGAAATGTTCGCACTGATCACGAAGCACCAGTGGTCTAGTGGTAGAATAGTACCCTGCCACGGTACAgacccgggttcgattcccggctgGTGCATAGTATTTTTTGTGTGAATCTAAATTAATATAAACACTATGAAGTGTTAAATTGTTTGCACAAATCACGAAGCACCAGTGGTCTAGTGGTAGAATAGTACCCTGCCACGGTCCAAacccgggttcgattcccggctgGTGCATATAGTATTTTTTTCGTGAATCTAAATAAATATAAACACTATGAATGGTTGAAATGTTTGCACTAATCACGAAGCACCAGTGGTCTAGTGGTAGAATAGTACCCTGCCACGGTACAgacccgggttcgattcccggctgGTGCATTTAATTGTATTTCTTTTGTTAATTATCTACTCATAGTAATTAATATATGCTCTATTTGCTCATTGGTTGGGTGATTTATTTTAGTTTTAATACAACCATCGCAATTTGTATCCTTTAATTTGTTTTAATACAACCGCCCTAACATTCCATCGCATTCTTATCACGTCTAATTCGCTCTCCTACCCACGCAGAGACTTCTCTTCAATTGGAAACGGGACCCACATTAATAGCTTCAACGCTTGCAATTACGATTGTAGGTAAGAGTGGGGTAATTTGGGCGAGGGTGCGGAGTTCGGACTTTAAAGCAAAGGATTTACTGCAAAACATTCATTCACTTACCCGCATTTCGACTTCATCGTGGTTTGACTCGGGACCCACAATAACATCTTCGACGCTTCCAATCACGCATGGGTGTAATAGATCCTTCTCGAACCCGGTCCACACCACGAAATGGTCGGTTCAATTGCACGCTCTGCCACCACCTCAGCCACGTGCCTGGACTCAGCTTTCCGGGCCCCAGCGCATCGGACTATCTGGACCGCAAGCCGGGTGGACCATAGCTGGATCGACGGTTGAAAATAATTGCTAGTCCGGCGAGACATGCATCTCTAAGCCCTTTGGATTAGATGGTTCTAGAAAAAGCGACGCCAACCGGGCGACGCTTATATGTGCGCCCTTCCCCCCTCCCCTCGATTTCTTCTGCGCCAGGGGAAACCTAACGAACGACGACGAATTGGTGGATTTCGATCAGGAGTGAGAGCTCGAGGAAGGGGTTGGGCACCACTTCGCACCATCTCTGTGGTTTCCTTGAGGTACGATCCGATACCTCCATATTTTTTGATCCCCTCGCGTTTTTTCGCCTGAAATCCTTGACCTTTTGCGATGCTTCGATCAATCACTTGCCCATTTCGCTCGATTCTCGTTAGCTGTTTTGTTTTCTGCTGCTTGATCCGTTCTTACGCTCTTGGTCAAACTTTATATCATATGGGCGGTCAAGTCGCTCTGTCTTACGGTTACCATCCCGTAGGAGTGTTAGAATTGGATAACAGGATCTAAATTTTGCGTGCGAAAAATGTGTTTTTCTTCGTCTTTCTTGGGGTCTTAATGACTAAAAATCGTGTATTGCATGCATTGGTGCAGAGATCCCCGTTTCTTTTCGTACCGGAgactctatttatatatataaaacatgAGCGTCGTGGGATTTGATGTCGGGAACGAGAGCTGCATCGTTGCGGTGGCCCGGCAACGCGGCATCGATGTGGTTCTTAACGACGAATCGAAGCGTGAGACCCCTGCCATCGTCTGCTTCGGCGAGAAGCAGCGGTTTATTGGGACTGCCGGCGCCGCATCGTCGACGATGAACCCCAAGAATTCGGTCTCGCAAATCAAGCGCCTGCTTGGTCGGAAATTTTCAGATCCAGAGGTACAGAAGGATATCCAGTCTTTTCCCTTCAGGGTAACCGAAGGGCCTGATGGGTTTGCGCTGATCCATGCAAACTACCTTGGGGAGCAGAGGGCGTTCACTCCGACGCAAATTCTTGCTATGGTTCTCTCTAACCTGAAGAGCATTGCTGAGAAGAATCTAAATGCAGCAGTGGTCGACTGCTGCATTGGAATTCCGGTTTACTTCAATGATCTCCAGAGAAGGGCGGTGATGGATGCTGCTACCATCGCTGGTCTGCACCCTCTCCGCTTGTTTCATGAGACTACTGCTACTGCATTGGCATATGGAATCTATAAGACGGACCTGCCAGAGAATGACCAGCTTAATGTAGCTTTTGTCGATGTGGGTCATGCAAGCATGCAGGTGTGCGTCGCTGGTTACAAGAAGGGACAATTGAAGATCTTGGCACATGCTTATGATCAGTCTCTTGGTGGTAGAGATTTTGATGAAGTGCTCTTCAGTTACTTTGCGGCCAAGTTCAAGGATGAGTATAAAATTGATGTGTATCAGAATGCCCGGGCCTGTCTCAGGCTCCGCACAGCCTGTGAGAAGCTGAAGAAGGTTCTCAGTGCAAATCCAGAGGCTCCACTGAACATTGAGTGCTTGATGGATGAGACGGATGTGAGAGGCTTCATTAAAAGAGATGAGTTTGAGAAGATCAGCATCCCCATTTTAGAACGCGTAAGGGGACCTTTAGAGAAGGCTCTTTCAGAGTCTGGGCTGAGCGTGGAGAATATTCACACAGTTGAAGTTGTTGGGTCAGGGTCCCGTGTTCCAGCTATTATCAAGATTTTGACAGAGTTCTTCGGGAAAGAGCCTAGGCGTACCATGAATGCAAGTGAATGTGTTGCTCGGGGCTCTGCCCTCCAGTGTGCTATTCTGAGTCCCACATTCAAAGTGCGGGAATTTCAGGTACAAAGttttttgcttttctcttttATCGCGTGAAATTTAAAATTTAGTTTAATGCTAATctgaagtattttttatttatgtgcTAATACAATTTCCTCTGGTGGCTACATAGTGGTTTTTTTAATACTTTATCACTATAGCTCTTAACAGTTTATCACATTCTAGTTTATTATGTTTAACTTTGCACATCTTTTTTCTCATTATTTTTATTGTTAACATTTGTTTTTTGGTTTAAGCTTATTGATTGGTCAACTGTTTGGAAATTTCTGGGATgggcaaatataaaatattgttattttatatatatcaaaGGGAGTGGTCATCCAGAGTCGAGACACCTGATAACAAGACCACTGATGATCCACCTGGGTTGTCTGGGTACATTTAGGATACACATGAATGCATTTCTATATGTGATATGGACTGAAGGGAGCTTTCTATGTATTTTTTATAGTTGATGCttcatattttgttctttttgacatcatacttttatttatttatttttttgaaggTTCATGAGAGCTTCCCTTTCCCAATAGCCTTATCATGGAAAGGATCTGGCACTGACTCTCAGAATGGTGGAACAGAAAAACAACAGAGTACAGTTGTGTTTCCAAAAGGGAACCCACTTCCCAGTGTCAAGGCTATTACATTCTTTAGATCTAGTACAATCACTGTTGATGCTGTGTACACTGACTCATCTGATGTGCAAGTTCCAGCCAAGATCAGCACTTACACGGTAATTAATTGACTTATACCAAGAATATGTTGGTAACTTTTTTTTCCGCTGGACGTGcttacattattttttatttttatttttttggagtggaaaaaatttatttctaaaaattttaaaaacaacTTCCATTTATTTCATCCCCTTGAGCACATGGTAGTGCTTGCTCGGCTCATAGATTTCTATGACAATTTTTAAATATTGTTTGGCAGATTGGACCTTTCCTGTCCAGCAAAGGCGAGAAGGCTAAGCTGAAAGTAAAAGTTCATTTAAATCTCCATGGAATTGTTTCCATTGAGTCAGCTACTGTAAGCACGGAAAGCATTGAATTGTATTCATTGACCTTTTTATTTACCTTTTACCatgagatcattttatttgtacagatgttggaggaggaagaagttgaAGTACCAGTCTCAGCTGCAGTGGAGCCACCGAAGGAATCTACAAAAATGGACATGGGCGAACTCACTAATGAAGTCTCAAAAACTGAAACTGATGTAAAAATGGAGGACTCGAAGAATGCAGCTAATAATTCTTCTGGTGAGGTTGACACTGCAGTACCAGAGTCTGATGAGAAACCTGCACAGATGGAAACTGATAACAAGGTTTGTAACTTATACTTGTTTGCCTTATGCTAAGCTTAGTTTTGACTTCTGGCCTAAACTTTTCATGCCTATTTGGGTCAATATTTGTTTTTTCTCTATATGTATGTTCTTTTCCCTTAACATTCAAAgatatcttgatcttttttttttctgctaaTTGATTTGTCAAGTTTAGCTTTTGTCCTTTGGTGACATGCATTTTCTTTCGTTCATCTTTTGTGAAATTCAAAGATAATTGATTTTACTCATGGAGGGCAACCTGGACCTTAGCATCTGCTATTGATAATCTAATCAGTGCAAAATTTTCAAGGCATATCTTTTTTACTAAATTGTATCTTTCATTTTCCTAATTTTTTTAGCTAACAGAATTTTCATGCTCTGACAGGTTGGTAATGACTGCCACCTAACCTGGTTTGGCCATTATACTGGTTGCCTTCTAACAAATTTCAGGATTAGTGCTTAGCATGCAAGATGCACATAATTAAGTTACCTGAATTTTGAAATTGCTGTTAAAGCATATTACCATTAGAGATTTTTGCGTCACTATAGCTTTTCTGAACTCCTTATCACAAAAGTTTGTAGTGCATTGTCTAAGAAATTCAATTTATCGATCAGTCTGCCGGGCCAATCTAATGAGTGGGTCCTTCACCAATGTGTGGGACTGGGGCAGGCCAAGTTGTTCAGCTTTACTGATGCTGAAATTGGTTAACCTGCTACGCATCTGAGCTCACACTTTTAAGTCCTCTTCAATATATGTCTGAAAGTTTTTAGTTAACTTGAGATGCATATTAAGGATCTTTGACTAAAAAAATATAATGTTTTGAGTAAGTTAAATGTTTGAAGGCTGAGTGAATATCAAAAGATCAAGTGGGCCCTGTAATTTTTTGGttgtttgcatttttttttaaagcatttTTTTTGTGTTCTGGCTAATGCTTTCATTTAAAAGAAGCTGGAAATTGCAGAATCACtatcttgttttgttttggtTATTATTTTAAAACTAACTTGGAATGtacaaaatcactattttacTGATTTATTCAATTATGAAGCTAGTGCCATCCTGGTGGGGAATCTAGTAGGTGATGTGAATAACTAGTATACTTGTGAA of the Musa acuminata AAA Group cultivar baxijiao chromosome BXJ3-2, Cavendish_Baxijiao_AAA, whole genome shotgun sequence genome contains:
- the LOC103976454 gene encoding heat shock 70 kDa protein 14, whose translation is MSVVGFDVGNESCIVAVARQRGIDVVLNDESKRETPAIVCFGEKQRFIGTAGAASSTMNPKNSVSQIKRLLGRKFSDPEVQKDIQSFPFRVTEGPDGFALIHANYLGEQRAFTPTQILAMVLSNLKSIAEKNLNAAVVDCCIGIPVYFNDLQRRAVMDAATIAGLHPLRLFHETTATALAYGIYKTDLPENDQLNVAFVDVGHASMQVCVAGYKKGQLKILAHAYDQSLGGRDFDEVLFSYFAAKFKDEYKIDVYQNARACLRLRTACEKLKKVLSANPEAPLNIECLMDETDVRGFIKRDEFEKISIPILERVRGPLEKALSESGLSVENIHTVEVVGSGSRVPAIIKILTEFFGKEPRRTMNASECVARGSALQCAILSPTFKVREFQVHESFPFPIALSWKGSGTDSQNGGTEKQQSTVVFPKGNPLPSVKAITFFRSSTITVDAVYTDSSDVQVPAKISTYTIGPFLSSKGEKAKLKVKVHLNLHGIVSIESATMLEEEEVEVPVSAAVEPPKESTKMDMGELTNEVSKTETDVKMEDSKNAANNSSGEVDTAVPESDEKPAQMETDNKVEAPRKKVKKTNVPVVELVYGGMSAEDLQKAVEKEFEMALQDRVMEETKEKKNAVEAYVYDIRNKLYDKYQEFVMPSEKDELIAKLQEVEDWLYEEGEDETKGVYVAKLEELQKQGNPIEVRYKEWTERGPAINQLVYCIHSFREAALSKDPKFDHIEVAEKQKVVSECSESEAWLREKQQQQDALPKYATPVLLSADIKRKVEALDRFCKPIMTKPRPVPAKPQTPPTAAPGEQSQAHEGENASGEPMAEEDSHALPRPAPEPMDTDKSETVPSA